The Gemmatimonas aurantiaca T-27 DNA segment TCGCCTCGATCCGCCCATCTTCAGTCCGGCCACCAAAGCCGAGACCGGACACGACGAGAACATCACGGTCAGCAAGGTGATCTCGGAGGTGGGGGCGGACACGGCGGCTCAACTCGAATCGCTGGCGCGTCGCATTTACGAATACGGCCGTGCCACCGCCGAACCGCGTGGCATCATCGTGGCCGATACGAAGTTCGAGTTTGGTTGGCGCGACGGAAAGTTGTTGCTGATCGACGAAGTGCTCACGCCCGACAGTTCGCGGTTCTGGCCAGCCGACAGCTATGCACCGGGCCGCGGACAGCCAAGCTTTGACAAGCAGCCGTTGCGCGACTGGCTCGATGTGGAGCGCCACGCGGGACGCTGGAATGGTGAGGCGCCGCCGCCGACGCTCCCACCTGAAGTGATTCGCGCCACCAGTGTGCGCTACCGGGATGCGTTTGCCCGTCTCACCGGCGCACCGCTGGATCTGGCCCGCCTTGGACTTCCGGAGGATCGCTGATGTTTGCGCGCGAAGGGTACCCGTTCATGCTGGGCGCGCTGGCGCTCGCGGCGATGGCGTACGTGGGAGCGCTGCGTTTGCGCTCCTGGCCATTGTGGGTGGTGGCGTTCCTGCTCACCGTCATCGCGTTGTGGGTGGCGTGGTTTTTCCGCAATCCCGAACGCATCGGTGAGCGTGGCGACCGCGTGGTCGTGTCGCCGGCCGATGGCCGTGTAGTGCTCATCACGAACATCGATGAACCCACGTTCGTGGGCGGACCCACGACGCGCGTGTCGATCTTCATGAATGTCTTCGACGTACACGTGAACCGGTATCCGGTGAACGGTCGTGTGGCACATGTGGTACACAAGGCCGGCAAGTTCCTGAACGCGGTGACCGAGGCATCCAGCACCGACAATGAGCAGGCGTCGGTGGGTATCGTGAGCGGCCCGCATCG contains these protein-coding regions:
- a CDS encoding phosphatidylserine decarboxylase family protein — its product is MFAREGYPFMLGALALAAMAYVGALRLRSWPLWVVAFLLTVIALWVAWFFRNPERIGERGDRVVVSPADGRVVLITNIDEPTFVGGPTTRVSIFMNVFDVHVNRYPVNGRVAHVVHKAGKFLNAVTEASSTDNEQASVGIVSGPHRILMRQIAGLIARRIITDSVSGDTATQGARMGLIRFGSRVDVFLPPTSTLRVAVGQRMKAGETILADLPAT
- a CDS encoding phosphoribosylaminoimidazolesuccinocarboxamide synthase, which codes for MSAAALTHTNLPLPLVRRGKVRDVYAVDDDRLLMVTTDRISAFDVVMHEAIPYKGAVLTQVTAWWLAQLAGMVDHHLITAETDEIIAAVPSLAPYRDALAGRSMLTVRADVVPIECVIRGYITGSAWKEYREHGTLAGEALKAGLQESDRLDPPIFSPATKAETGHDENITVSKVISEVGADTAAQLESLARRIYEYGRATAEPRGIIVADTKFEFGWRDGKLLLIDEVLTPDSSRFWPADSYAPGRGQPSFDKQPLRDWLDVERHAGRWNGEAPPPTLPPEVIRATSVRYRDAFARLTGAPLDLARLGLPEDR